A genomic window from Pseudonocardia broussonetiae includes:
- a CDS encoding aldo/keto reductase, with amino-acid sequence MRHLDIATAKPYSVIGLGTWQFGSREWGYGTDYAEGEAGRIVKRARELGITVFDTAEVYGFGRSERILGEALRDSGGTNDVVVASKVFPVMPTAAIVQQRGVASAQRLGVRQIDLYQVHQPNPVVGDSTTMRGMRALRDVGVIDEVGVSNYPLQRWQRAEGALGGARVLSNQVQFSLVSRGPMAEMLPWAQRTGHVVMAWSPLAQGLLSGRYNADHRPSGGVRATNAMFLPENMRAASPLLDLLRDVASVHDATPAQVALAWLVHFPNVVAIPGASSVAQVERNAAAADIVLSDSEHGALTAAAEAFHPTTGLSALPGLVRARR; translated from the coding sequence ATGCGTCATCTCGACATCGCGACCGCCAAGCCGTACTCCGTCATCGGCCTGGGCACGTGGCAGTTCGGGTCCCGCGAGTGGGGCTACGGCACCGACTACGCCGAGGGGGAGGCCGGGCGGATCGTGAAGCGCGCCCGCGAGCTCGGGATCACGGTGTTCGACACCGCCGAGGTGTACGGGTTCGGCCGCAGCGAGCGGATCCTCGGCGAGGCGCTGCGCGACTCCGGCGGCACCAACGACGTCGTGGTGGCCTCGAAGGTCTTCCCGGTGATGCCGACGGCCGCGATCGTGCAGCAGCGCGGCGTCGCGAGCGCGCAGCGCCTGGGCGTCCGCCAGATCGACCTCTACCAGGTGCACCAGCCCAACCCGGTCGTCGGCGACTCCACGACGATGCGCGGCATGCGGGCGCTGCGCGACGTCGGCGTCATCGACGAGGTGGGCGTCTCGAACTACCCGCTCCAGCGCTGGCAGCGGGCCGAGGGCGCGCTGGGCGGGGCGCGGGTGCTGTCCAACCAGGTGCAGTTCAGCCTGGTCTCGCGCGGGCCGATGGCCGAGATGCTGCCGTGGGCCCAGCGCACCGGGCACGTCGTCATGGCCTGGAGCCCGCTGGCGCAGGGTCTGCTCTCGGGGCGCTACAACGCCGACCACCGGCCGAGCGGGGGAGTGCGGGCCACCAACGCGATGTTCCTGCCCGAGAACATGAGGGCCGCGTCGCCGCTGCTCGACCTGCTGCGCGACGTCGCCTCGGTCCACGACGCCACGCCCGCCCAGGTCGCGCTGGCCTGGCTGGTGCACTTCCCGAACGTCGTGGCGATCCCGGGGGCGTCGAGCGTCGCCCAGGTGGAGCGCAACGCCGCCGCCGCCGACATCGTGCTGAGCGACTCCGAGCACGGGGCGCTCACCGCGGCGGCCGAGGCGTTCCACCCGACCACCGGGCTCTCGGCGCTCCCGGGCCTGGTGCGCGCCCGGCGTTGA
- a CDS encoding alpha/beta hydrolase → MTLVDRLPAVAQNVALNVVDKAVFGGVADLRRMPRDAVTGSPAATLHRYRPIAGVPLLDAPPVLLVPPLGAPDFAYDLRRGCSLVQHLLATGRTVYLVDYGPIRFADRALGMEHWVDDVVPRAVRDTVRDTGADGVDLLGWSLGGIFCLLATAADVTLPIHTLTVIGSPVDIAAVPLVAPLRPLAAVTGGLGLSAVYQAIGSFPAPLVSWAFQLTAVDRLITKPLTVLSRLDDRDCLAQIEAVDFMMTHMRGYPGRVFGQIYHLLLRSNDLADGTLDLAGRTIALKEIDVPVLVVGGENDVIAPLPAVERVVDLLTGSPEVRFESAPGGHLGVLTGRRARGTTWMHVDEFLTAHA, encoded by the coding sequence GTGACGCTGGTCGACCGCCTCCCCGCCGTGGCGCAGAACGTGGCGCTGAACGTCGTCGACAAGGCGGTCTTCGGCGGTGTCGCCGACCTGCGGCGGATGCCGCGCGACGCGGTCACCGGCTCCCCGGCGGCCACGCTCCACCGCTACCGCCCGATCGCCGGCGTGCCCCTGCTCGACGCCCCGCCGGTGCTGCTCGTGCCCCCGCTGGGCGCCCCCGACTTCGCCTACGACCTGCGCCGCGGCTGCTCGCTCGTGCAGCACCTGCTGGCCACCGGGCGCACCGTGTACCTCGTCGACTACGGCCCGATCCGGTTCGCCGACCGCGCGCTGGGCATGGAGCACTGGGTCGACGACGTGGTGCCCCGCGCGGTCCGCGACACCGTCCGCGACACGGGAGCCGACGGCGTCGACCTGCTGGGCTGGTCGCTGGGCGGGATCTTCTGCCTGCTCGCGACGGCCGCCGACGTGACGCTGCCGATCCACACGCTCACCGTGATCGGCAGCCCCGTCGACATCGCCGCGGTGCCGCTGGTGGCGCCGCTGCGACCGCTCGCGGCCGTCACCGGCGGGCTCGGCCTCTCGGCGGTCTACCAGGCCATCGGCAGCTTCCCGGCGCCGCTGGTGAGCTGGGCGTTCCAGCTCACGGCCGTCGACCGGCTGATCACCAAGCCGCTCACGGTGCTCTCGCGCCTCGACGACCGCGACTGCCTGGCCCAGATCGAGGCCGTCGACTTCATGATGACCCACATGCGCGGCTACCCCGGCCGTGTGTTCGGGCAGATCTACCACCTCCTGCTGCGCAGCAACGACCTCGCCGACGGCACGCTCGACCTCGCCGGGCGCACCATCGCGCTCAAGGAGATCGACGTTCCGGTGCTGGTCGTGGGCGGCGAGAACGACGTCATCGCCCCGCTCCCGGCCGTCGAGCGCGTGGTCGACCTGCTGACCGGCTCGCCCGAGGTGCGGTTCGAGTCGGCGCCGGGCGGCCACCTCGGCGTGCTCACCGGCCGCCGGGCCCGCGGGACCACCTGGATGCACGTCGACGAGTTCCTGACCGCCCACGCCTGA
- a CDS encoding Uma2 family endonuclease — MVDVEGGAPLAHEGPWSEEAYQALPRDRRIELVDGSLLVAPSTGERHAAAVAAVRAAVEAALPEGLEVSGPVALRLCPGRILVPDLVVSARGAAPSSESGVRDGSVALVVIDVVGSGNGVADRWFKPQLYAGSGIPYALLVDHDDPFAVATMLIGGRYHEYARAGEGEVLRLEEPFGLELELGVLVGGAESAESAESADEPGEFSDPHAESAESPGESADPRAEFADQPGEFADPPGEFADQPGEFADQPGEFANGARGSADGVHESADGAGSFVADGDRESADRPDGFAGRADGSGDGHGPDHGDEQRLGA, encoded by the coding sequence ATGGTCGACGTCGAGGGCGGTGCGCCCCTCGCGCACGAAGGCCCGTGGTCCGAGGAGGCCTACCAGGCCCTGCCCCGCGACCGCCGGATCGAGCTCGTCGACGGCAGCCTGCTCGTCGCGCCGTCCACGGGGGAGCGGCACGCGGCGGCCGTCGCGGCCGTCCGGGCGGCGGTCGAGGCGGCGCTGCCCGAGGGGCTGGAGGTCAGCGGGCCCGTGGCCCTGCGGCTGTGCCCGGGGCGGATCCTGGTGCCCGACCTGGTGGTGTCGGCGCGGGGTGCCGCGCCGTCGTCGGAGTCCGGGGTGCGGGACGGGTCGGTCGCGCTGGTGGTGATCGACGTCGTGGGGTCGGGCAACGGGGTCGCCGACCGCTGGTTCAAGCCCCAGCTCTACGCGGGCAGCGGCATCCCCTACGCCCTGCTGGTCGACCACGACGACCCCTTCGCGGTGGCCACCATGCTCATCGGCGGGCGGTACCACGAGTACGCCCGGGCCGGGGAGGGTGAGGTCCTGCGGCTGGAGGAGCCGTTCGGGCTGGAGCTGGAGCTCGGGGTGCTGGTGGGCGGCGCCGAGTCCGCCGAGTCCGCCGAGTCCGCCGATGAGCCCGGCGAGTTTTCCGATCCGCACGCCGAGTCCGCCGAATCGCCCGGCGAGTCCGCCGATCCTCGCGCCGAGTTTGCCGATCAGCCGGGCGAGTTCGCCGATCCGCCCGGCGAGTTTGCCGATCAGCCGGGCGAGTTCGCCGATCAGCCCGGCGAGTTCGCCAATGGCGCCCGCGGGTCCGCCGACGGGGTGCACGAGTCCGCCGACGGCGCCGGTTCGTTCGTCGCCGACGGGGACCGCGAGTCCGCCGACCGGCCCGACGGGTTCGCGGGCCGGGCCGACGGGTCCGGCGACGGGCACGGGCCCGACCACGGCGACGAGCAGCGGCTCGGCGCCTGA
- a CDS encoding FAD-binding oxidoreductase: MSAGLQLSTPPTVPRAEHDAAIAELVRQYRAVPAGERVRLGKRTSNLFRFGAGAADDRRLDTSAFTGVIEVDTAARTAQVQGMTTYEHLVDVTLAHGLMPLVVPQLKTITLGGAVTGLGIESTSFRHGLPHESVREMDVLLPGGELVTARPEGEHADLFHGFANSYATLGYALRLEIDLQPVAPYVRLEHRRVATGKLAEEIREACAGPADFVDGVVFTRDEQYLSLGFFTDDPGPGVSDYTGQQVFYKSVRERTEDHLTVHDYLWRWDTDWFWCSAALGAQHPLVRRVWPGRYRRSDVYRRIVALDRRTRFSSRIRRLLRQPQEEPVIQDVEIPVDRLPEFLDAFQRDVGIEPVWLCPLRLRGETTWPLYPMEAGELYVNVGFWSTVPEVPGDPEGHNRRVEQLVAELGGHKSLYSTVHYDEPEFWEHYNGQAYRSLKGRYDPDGRLPDLYSKVTGRA, from the coding sequence ATGAGCGCCGGGCTGCAGCTGTCCACCCCGCCGACCGTCCCCCGCGCCGAGCACGACGCCGCCATCGCCGAGCTGGTGCGCCAGTACCGGGCCGTGCCGGCGGGGGAGCGGGTGCGGCTGGGCAAGCGGACGTCCAACCTGTTCCGGTTCGGCGCCGGGGCCGCCGACGACCGCCGCCTCGACACGTCCGCGTTCACCGGGGTCATCGAGGTCGACACGGCCGCCCGCACCGCGCAGGTGCAGGGCATGACCACCTACGAGCACCTCGTCGACGTCACGCTGGCGCACGGGCTGATGCCGCTGGTGGTGCCGCAGCTCAAGACGATCACCCTGGGCGGGGCGGTCACCGGGCTCGGGATCGAGTCGACGTCGTTCCGCCACGGCCTGCCGCACGAGTCGGTGCGCGAGATGGACGTGCTGCTGCCCGGCGGCGAGCTCGTCACCGCGCGTCCCGAGGGCGAGCACGCCGACCTGTTCCACGGGTTCGCCAACTCCTACGCCACGCTGGGCTACGCGCTGCGCCTGGAGATCGACCTGCAGCCCGTGGCGCCCTACGTCCGCCTCGAGCACCGCCGCGTCGCCACCGGGAAGCTCGCCGAGGAGATCCGTGAGGCGTGCGCCGGGCCGGCCGACTTCGTCGACGGCGTCGTGTTCACCCGCGACGAGCAGTACCTCAGCCTGGGGTTCTTCACCGACGACCCCGGCCCCGGCGTCAGCGACTACACGGGTCAGCAGGTATTCTACAAGTCGGTGCGCGAGCGCACCGAGGACCACCTGACCGTCCACGACTACCTGTGGCGCTGGGACACCGACTGGTTCTGGTGCTCGGCGGCGCTGGGCGCGCAGCACCCGCTGGTGCGCCGCGTCTGGCCGGGCCGCTACCGGCGCTCGGACGTCTACCGCCGGATCGTCGCGCTCGACCGCCGCACGCGGTTCTCCAGCCGGATCCGCCGCCTGCTGCGGCAGCCGCAGGAGGAGCCGGTGATCCAGGACGTCGAGATCCCGGTCGACCGGCTGCCCGAGTTCCTCGACGCGTTCCAGCGCGACGTCGGCATCGAGCCCGTGTGGCTCTGCCCGCTGCGGCTGCGCGGTGAGACGACCTGGCCGCTCTACCCGATGGAGGCCGGTGAACTCTACGTGAACGTGGGTTTCTGGTCGACTGTCCCGGAGGTGCCGGGGGACCCCGAGGGACACAACAGGCGCGTGGAGCAGCTGGTCGCCGAGCTGGGCGGGCACAAGTCGCTGTACTCCACGGTGCACTACGACGAGCCCGAGTTCTGGGAGCACTACAACGGACAGGCCTACCGGTCGCTGAAGGGCCGCTACGACCCCGACGGCAGGCTGCCCGATCTCTACAGCAAGGTCACGGGGAGGGCATGA
- a CDS encoding PPK2 family polyphosphate kinase codes for MARSARSTFRVPADPDLAAIDPRGRPVGPQDKSAAAEQMADLATVLDERQEALYAEAIGGGTRAVLLVLQGMDTSGKGGVIRHVAGLVNPQGLTISSFKKPTAEERAQHFLWRIRPKVPAPGQIGVFDRSHYEDVLIARVDSLVPEEVWRGRYTEITAFESELAEQGVTIVKCMLHISPAEQAERLLARLDDPAKVWKYNTGDLDSRAKWPAYQQAYTDALRETDSDTAPWYVVPSDRKWYRNWAIAAILAETLTELDPRFPPATVDIDAERARIRASVIA; via the coding sequence ATGGCCCGCAGCGCGCGTTCGACGTTCCGGGTCCCCGCCGACCCCGACCTGGCGGCGATCGACCCGCGCGGGCGCCCCGTCGGCCCGCAGGACAAGTCCGCGGCCGCCGAGCAGATGGCCGACCTCGCCACCGTCCTCGACGAGCGCCAGGAGGCCCTCTACGCCGAGGCCATCGGCGGCGGCACCCGCGCGGTGCTTCTCGTGCTGCAGGGCATGGACACCTCCGGCAAGGGCGGCGTCATCCGCCACGTCGCCGGGCTCGTCAACCCGCAGGGCCTGACGATCTCGTCGTTCAAGAAGCCCACCGCCGAGGAGCGCGCCCAGCACTTCCTGTGGCGCATCCGGCCGAAGGTGCCCGCGCCGGGCCAGATCGGCGTGTTCGACCGGTCGCACTACGAGGACGTCCTCATCGCCCGCGTCGACTCGCTCGTGCCGGAGGAGGTGTGGCGCGGGCGCTACACCGAGATCACCGCGTTCGAGTCCGAGCTCGCCGAGCAGGGGGTCACGATCGTGAAGTGCATGCTGCACATCTCGCCCGCCGAGCAGGCGGAGCGGCTGCTCGCCCGGCTCGACGACCCGGCGAAGGTGTGGAAGTACAACACCGGCGACCTCGACTCCCGCGCGAAGTGGCCCGCCTACCAGCAGGCCTACACCGACGCGCTGCGCGAGACCGACTCCGACACCGCGCCCTGGTACGTCGTGCCCTCGGACCGCAAGTGGTACCGCAACTGGGCCATCGCCGCGATCCTCGCCGAGACGCTCACCGAGCTCGACCCGCGGTTCCCGCCCGCCACCGTCGACATCGACGCCGAGCGCGCCCGCATCCGCGCGAGCGTGATCGCGTGA
- a CDS encoding sensor histidine kinase — translation MERALAVLTVVALVTVLAEATDRPDPLPGYLVAVVCAALVLVALRWLEGRGRAVAVSYVAVQLGLAFAVSSLAGPGVGATLLFCLLVAQTVRMLPPPAAVVVVAVAPLTHVGMSWADGLREGLGVLAAAGFTAVVTLLLLREQRAREELDVAHARLRAHAEQAEELATIEERNRLARDIHDGLGHHLTVVQMQVQAARAVLRSDPDRADGVLAKAQAQATEALAEVRRSVAALRGPRTAPPLATALEALAEQTSAAGVPTALHVTGAARPLPDDVRDSLFRTAQEGLTNVRKHAGATRARLVLDYDAPGTVRLEVSDDGSGIPDAPASGGFGLTGLRERAERLGGRLDAETAPGGGTTLRLQVPA, via the coding sequence GTGGAACGGGCCCTGGCCGTGCTGACCGTCGTCGCGCTCGTCACGGTGCTCGCCGAGGCCACCGACCGGCCCGATCCGCTGCCCGGGTACCTGGTCGCGGTGGTGTGCGCGGCGCTCGTGCTCGTCGCGCTGAGGTGGTTGGAGGGGCGTGGCCGCGCCGTCGCGGTGTCCTACGTGGCCGTCCAACTCGGACTGGCGTTCGCCGTCTCCTCCCTGGCCGGGCCCGGCGTGGGGGCGACGCTGCTGTTCTGCCTCCTCGTCGCGCAGACCGTCCGGATGCTCCCCCCGCCGGCCGCCGTCGTCGTGGTGGCGGTGGCGCCGCTGACCCACGTCGGCATGAGCTGGGCCGACGGGCTGCGCGAGGGTCTGGGGGTGCTGGCCGCGGCCGGGTTCACCGCCGTCGTCACCCTGCTCCTGCTGCGCGAGCAGCGCGCCAGGGAGGAGCTGGACGTCGCGCACGCGCGGCTGCGCGCCCACGCCGAGCAGGCCGAGGAGCTGGCCACGATCGAGGAGCGCAACCGGCTCGCGCGCGACATCCACGACGGCCTCGGGCACCACCTCACCGTCGTCCAGATGCAGGTGCAGGCGGCCCGCGCGGTGCTCCGGTCCGATCCGGACCGCGCCGACGGGGTGCTGGCCAAGGCGCAGGCGCAGGCGACCGAGGCGCTGGCCGAGGTGCGCCGCTCGGTCGCGGCGCTGCGCGGGCCCCGCACCGCGCCGCCGCTGGCGACGGCGCTGGAGGCGCTCGCCGAGCAGACCTCCGCCGCGGGCGTGCCGACCGCGCTGCACGTCACCGGCGCCGCGCGCCCGCTGCCCGACGACGTGCGCGACTCGCTGTTCCGCACCGCCCAGGAGGGCCTCACCAACGTCCGCAAGCACGCCGGCGCCACCCGCGCACGGCTCGTCCTCGACTACGACGCGCCGGGGACGGTGCGGCTGGAGGTCAGCGACGACGGCAGCGGGATCCCGGACGCCCCGGCGTCCGGCGGGTTCGGGCTGACCGGCCTGCGCGAGCGGGCGGAGCGGCTCGGCGGCCGGCTCGACGCGGAGACCGCACCCGGCGGCGGCACGACGCTTCGGCTGCAGGTGCCGGCGTGA
- a CDS encoding acyl-CoA dehydrogenase family protein, whose product MQRDIFDADHDAFRDTVRTFLAKEVLPHHDQWEADGHVDRAVWKSAGAAGLLGTDVPEEFGGGGVDDFRYNCVITEEISRAGTSGLGFPLQNDVIAPYLLRLATPEQKKRWLPGFCSGETITAIAMTEPGTGSDLQGIQTTARKTDDGDWILNGSKTFITNGILSDLVIVVAKTDPEAGARGFSLLVVERGMAGFERGRNLAKVGMKAQDTAELSFTDVRVPAANLLGEEGQGFIYLMQNLAQERLSIAVGSVAGAARALELTLDYVKERKAFGKPVSAFQNTRFELAEMDTEVTVTQVFVDRCIRQHVEGELSISDAAKAKWWASDVLKRVVDRCVQLHGGYGYMLEYPIAKAFVDSRVQSIYGGTNEIMKEIIGRTLIS is encoded by the coding sequence ATGCAGCGCGACATCTTCGACGCCGACCACGACGCGTTCCGCGACACCGTCCGGACCTTCCTCGCCAAGGAGGTCCTCCCGCACCACGACCAGTGGGAGGCCGACGGCCACGTCGACCGCGCCGTCTGGAAGTCCGCGGGCGCGGCCGGGCTGCTGGGCACCGACGTGCCCGAGGAGTTCGGCGGCGGCGGGGTCGACGACTTCCGCTACAACTGCGTCATCACCGAGGAGATCTCCCGCGCCGGCACCTCCGGCCTGGGCTTCCCGCTGCAGAACGACGTCATCGCGCCCTACCTGCTGCGCCTGGCCACGCCCGAGCAGAAGAAGCGCTGGCTGCCCGGCTTCTGCTCCGGCGAGACCATCACCGCCATCGCGATGACCGAGCCCGGCACCGGCAGCGACCTGCAGGGCATCCAGACGACCGCGAGGAAGACCGACGACGGCGACTGGATCCTCAACGGCTCCAAGACCTTCATCACCAACGGCATCCTGTCCGACCTGGTGATCGTCGTCGCGAAGACCGACCCGGAGGCCGGCGCCCGCGGCTTCAGCCTGCTCGTCGTCGAGCGCGGGATGGCCGGGTTCGAGCGCGGCCGCAACCTCGCCAAGGTCGGCATGAAGGCCCAGGACACCGCCGAGCTGTCGTTCACCGACGTGCGCGTGCCCGCGGCCAACCTGCTCGGCGAGGAGGGCCAGGGCTTCATCTACCTCATGCAGAACCTCGCCCAGGAGCGGCTGTCGATCGCCGTCGGCTCGGTCGCGGGCGCGGCGCGGGCCCTGGAGCTGACGCTCGACTACGTCAAGGAGCGCAAGGCGTTCGGCAAGCCGGTGTCGGCGTTCCAGAACACCCGCTTCGAGCTGGCCGAGATGGACACCGAGGTCACGGTGACCCAGGTGTTCGTGGACCGCTGCATCCGCCAGCACGTCGAGGGCGAGCTGTCGATCTCCGACGCGGCGAAGGCCAAGTGGTGGGCGTCGGACGTGCTCAAGCGCGTGGTGGACCGGTGCGTCCAGCTGCACGGCGGCTACGGCTACATGCTGGAGTACCCGATCGCGAAGGCCTTCGTGGACTCGCGGGTCCAGTCGATCTACGGGGGGACGAACGAGATCATGAAGGAGATCATCGGGCGGACGCTGATCTCGTAG
- a CDS encoding response regulator, producing the protein MSAPVRVLLVDDQALFREALGTLLDVREEIEVVGEAGDGDEALRRSAALSPDVVLMDLHMPVLDGIAATRRLRAEQPAVRVLALTTFDDDEDVFAALRAGAVGYLLKDVASDRLVEALLAAARGESVLQPSVAAKVVARFAQLADTAPAPRPQPLVVPLTERELEVLRLLATGRSNREIAAALFLAAGTVKNHVTNVLAKLGARDRTQAALRARELDLLGLPRE; encoded by the coding sequence GTGAGCGCCCCGGTGCGCGTCCTGCTCGTCGACGACCAGGCGCTGTTCCGCGAGGCGCTGGGCACGCTGCTCGACGTGCGCGAGGAGATCGAGGTCGTCGGCGAGGCGGGCGACGGCGACGAGGCGCTGCGCCGCTCGGCCGCGCTGAGCCCGGACGTCGTCCTCATGGACCTGCACATGCCCGTGCTCGACGGCATCGCGGCGACGCGGCGGCTGCGCGCGGAGCAGCCCGCCGTCCGGGTGCTGGCCCTGACCACCTTCGACGACGACGAGGACGTGTTCGCGGCCCTGCGGGCGGGGGCCGTGGGCTACCTGCTCAAGGACGTCGCGTCCGACCGGCTCGTGGAGGCGCTGCTGGCGGCGGCGCGCGGGGAGTCGGTGCTGCAGCCCTCGGTCGCGGCGAAGGTCGTCGCCCGGTTCGCGCAGCTCGCGGACACCGCGCCCGCGCCCCGGCCGCAGCCGCTGGTGGTGCCCCTGACCGAGCGCGAGCTCGAGGTGCTGCGGCTGCTGGCCACCGGGCGCAGCAACCGCGAGATCGCCGCCGCGCTGTTCCTCGCCGCGGGCACCGTCAAGAACCACGTCACGAACGTGCTGGCCAAGCTCGGGGCCCGCGACCGCACCCAGGCCGCCCTGCGCGCCCGCGAGCTGGACCTGCTCGGGCTACCGCGGGAGTGA